The sequence below is a genomic window from Novosphingobium aureum.
GTGCGTCGTCGTTGACCGCCTCGCGCTCGCGCGGACGCGGCACGTCGACGGTGAAGACCTGACCGATCCGCGCGGCGGGCGCAGGGGTCAGCACGGCCACGCGGTCGGCCAGCAGCAGCGCCTCGTCAACGTCGTTGGTGACGAGGATGATGGTGCGCTTCTCTTCCTTGCGGATACGCTCGATCTCGTCTTGCAGCTTGGCGCGGGTGAGCGCGTCGAGTGCGGAGAGCGGCTCGTCGAGCAGCAGGATCTCGGGTTCCATGGCAAGCGCACGGGCCACCGAGACGCGCTGGCGCATGCCGCCCGAAAGCTGTGCAGGCTTGCGGTCCATGGCATGGCCTAGACCGACCAGCTCGACCTTCTGGCGGACCAGCGCGGCACGCTCGGCCTTGCTGCGGTCCTTGTGGACGGCATCGACGGCAAGCGCGACGTTCTTCTCGACCGTCAGCCACGGGAACAGCGAGTAGGACTGGAAGACGAGCCCCCGGTCCTTGCCCGGACCGTCGATCGGCGCGCCGCGCAGGCGGATCTCGCCCGCGTCGGGCTCGACCAGACCTGCGACGGTGGAGATGAGCGTCGTCTTGCCCGCGCCGGAAAAGCCCAGGATCGCGATGAACTCGCCCTCCTCGACATCGAGGTCGATGCCGTCGAGGACATTGGTCACCGCGCCCGACTGGCCGGTATAGGACTTGGTCACACCCTTGAGCGAGAGGATCGTCGCCATGGCATCGGTTCCTTGTATCGGTGTGGGATCGTGTCGGTCTGGGATCAGACGGCGTGGTTGCGGCTGACGAGGTTCTGCAGCGTCATCATCAGGCGATCGAGCAGGAAGCCGATAAGGCCGATAACGATGACCGCGAACATGATGCGGGCGAGCGACTGGCTCGAGCCGTTCTGGAACTCGTCCCACACGAACTTGCCCAGCCCCGGGTTCTGCGCGAGCATTTCCGCCGCGATCAGCACCATCCAGCCCACGCCCAGCGAGAGGCGCATGCCAGTGAAGATGTAGGGCAGCGAGGAAGGCAGCACGAGCTTGGTCAGCTTCTGGAAAGTGCCGAGCTTGAGCACGCGCCCGACGTTCAGGAGGTCCTTGTCGATCGAGGCGGTGCCGACGGCGGTGTTGATGAGCGTGGGCCACAAGGAGCACAGCGTCACCACGATGGCCGAGATCACGAAGCTCTTGGCGAGCATCGGGTCGGCGCTGGTGATCGTGGCGGACACGACCATGGTCACGATCGGCAGCCAGGCGAGCGGGCTGACCGGCTTCATGATCTGGATCAGCGGGTTGATCGCGGCGTTGAACAGCGGCGAGAGACCCGCGGCAAGCCCGATCGGCACCGCGACGACGGTGGCGAGCACGAAGCCAAGCGCAACCGTCTCGAGCGAGGTCACGACCTGATCGAGGAAGGTCGGCGGCCCGGCGTAGTCGAAGGCCATGGCCTGCGTGCCGGCGGCGATGCGTGCATCCTGCGCTGCGTAGAATTCGGCCTTGGCCTCGTTAGAGGCCTGCCACTCACCGAACAGCGCCACGCCCTGCTCTGCGACCTCGACCGGTCCGGGCAATGCGCCGAGCGAAGTGTCGACAGTCGGGGCAAGTGCCGCCCACAGGCCGAGGAAGGCGAGAATACCGAGGACAGGTGCGAGGAGCGACTTGCCCAGCTTACCCAGCTTGTCGGCCCAAGGGCTTGGCACGGCTGGTGCCGGAGCGCTCTTCGTCTCGCTTGCCGTGGCAAGTTCCTGAGCCAGCGAAGTAGCGGCAGGCTCGAGTTCGGTCGCGCGCGCGGCGCCCTGATCGTAAGTCACGCCATTCTCCGTCTGTTTCGGGGCCGGGGCAACCGGCCGGTGATCGGCAAAGACAGTAGCCATCGGTATTCTCCTGTAGAATTAGCCGTTTGTCACTTCCCGGTGACGCCCGAGGCAGTCACCTTCTGGCCCTGCTTGAGGCCGATCTTGAACTTGGCGAGGTAAGCATTGGGCTGCTTGCCGTCGTAGGTAATTCCATCAATGAAGCCGTCCTGCTCACCGCGGAAACCGTCGGTCTCGGGGATCGCGGCGGCGGGGATCACGCCCTTGTCGGCGAGTTGCTTGGCCGCCGAGAGATAGAGGTCGGGACGATAGACCGCCTTGGCCTGGTCGAAGTACCACTGATCGGGATGATCGGCCGGGATCTGGCCCCAGCGGCGCATCTGGGTGAGGTACCAGATGGCATCCGAGTAGTAGGGATAACCGGCGAATTTATCGAAGAAGATGTTGAAGCCCGGCGCATCGCGGGTGTCGCCCGGCTCGAAGGTGAACTTGCCAGTCATCGAGGCGGCGATCACGGCCTCGTCGGCGCCGACGTAGTTGGGCTGGCTGAGGATCTTCACCGCCTCGGCGCGGTTCTTGCCGCCGTCGGCGTCGAGCCACTGCTGCGCCTTGATGATCGCGCGCAGCATCGCAGCGGTGGTCCCCGGGTACTTCTCGGCAAAGTCCTTGCGGATCGAGAAGACCTTCTCGGGATTGTCGTGCCAGATCTCGTCGTCGGTCACGATCGGCACGCCGATCTTCTTCTGCACGGCAGCCTGGTTCCAGGGCTCGCCCACGCAGTATCCCTCGATGGTGCCGGCCTCGAGCGTTGCAGGCATCTGCGGCGGCGGGGTAACCGAGAGCTGGACGTCGGCCGAGGTCGTGCCCTTGATGTCGCCCGGTGTGTAGTATCCCGGGTTCAGGCCGCCCGCCGCGAGCCAGTAGCGCAGCTCGTAGTTGTGGGTCGAGACCGGGAAGACCATGCCCATGTTGAAGGGCTTGCCCTGCTGCGCGAAGCTCTTGACCACAGGCTGGAGCACCGAGGCCGAGATCGGGTGGACCGGCTTGCCGTCGGCGCTGCGCTTGAGGTCGCCCTTCACCATGTCCCAGACCTTGTTCGAGACGGTGATGGCATTGCCGTTGAGATCGAGGCTGAGCGGCGCGATCAGCTCGGCCTTGGTGCCGTAGCCGATGGTCGCGGCGATGGGCTGGCCGGCGAGCATGTGCGCTCCGTCGAGCTGGCCGCCGATCACGCCGTCGAGAAGGACCTTCCAGTTGGCCTGCGGCTCGAGCGTGACGTTGAGGCCTTCCTCGGCAAAGAAGCCCTTCTCCTTGGCGATGGCGAGCGGGGCCATGTCGGTGAGCTTGATGAAGCCGAGCTTGAGCACGGGCTTCTCAACCGCACCGCCGGCCTTGGCAGCCTCGATCGCCTCTTGCGAGGGTGCCTTGTCACCGCCCCCGCAACCAGCGAGTGCGACGCTGGCAAGAAGCGCACCAAGTGCAGCGCGACGCGAAAAGACGAAACCCCGTTCAGTACCCATCGAAACTCTTCCCCGCTTAGAAACGACAACCCCAGAAACCAAACGCAAAAAACCGCCTCGACGCAGATCCGGGATGGATCACGACGGGCGGCTGCTTTGCCACGAATTTTCGAAGATCAGTCCGCTTGCCAGAACCCCTCGTCCTTGAGGGCCAATCGAACCGTTCGCCTATTTGTGTAAGCGATTCGCACCTTTTGCGGCAAGCGATTTTTAAACGAATTCGGAAATCACGGGTTCACGACAGCTTGGCGAGGTACCCCTCGATGTCTTGCGGGTCGAACTCGAGGCCATCGAAAAACCTGTTTGGTTCCAGCGTCATACGCCCCTGTTGCGTACCGACTACGGTGGGCACGTCGAGGCTCCCCTCGACCTTGGAACTGGCCCCCGGAAGCGGTTCCTTCGTACCGCTCAGCGCGGCGCGATAGATGTCGGGACGGAACACGCGCCCCGCCCGCAGCGCCTCTTGCGGGTCGTAAACAGAGCCGTCCCAGCGCACCATCTGCGAGTAGAGCCACTGCGCCTGGCTGACCCAGGGGAAATTGGCCGCCTCGCGATACTGGAACATGAAATCGGGGAAGTGGACGAGGTCCCCGCCCTGCGCCAGAAGCAGCTGGTCCGAGATCGCCCGCCTGATCAATTCTGCCGATCCATCAAGATATTGCGGCCTGGCAAGGATGGCGGAATTGAGCTCCCAGTTCACCGGATCGACGAAATGCGCAGCGGCCCGGCACAGCGCGCGGATGAGACGCATCACGCTCTCGCGCTTCTCCTCCATCACCGGCTCGCGCATGGCGAGCACCTTCTCGACGCCGCGCCGCCAAATCTGTGCTGTCGACAGCACGATCTCACCCGCGCCCTGCTCCACCGCGACCGAGTTCCACGGCTCGCCGACGCAAATCCCGTCGACGTCGCCGCGCTGGAGTGCCTCGGCGCAGTAGGGCGGGGGAACGGTCGCGATATCGACATCCTCGTCGGGACGAATTCCGCAGGCCGCGAGCCAGTAGCGCAGCATATAATTATGGCTGGAATAGCGATGAACGACGCCGAAGGTCAGGCGCTTGCCGCTGCTGGCGAACCTCTCCTGCACGATTTCGCGAAGCGCCGCGCCCACCTCGGCGGGATCGCCGATACTGCCCGGGCTCGCCACCGAGCGCGCCAGTTCCGGACTGAGGGTTATGGCATTGCCGTTGAGCCCCAGTACGAACGGCGCGGAGAGCGGCTGCGCGGGGCGTCCTTTGCCCAGCGTCGCCGCGATCGCCAGC
It includes:
- a CDS encoding ABC transporter permease, giving the protein MATVFADHRPVAPAPKQTENGVTYDQGAARATELEPAATSLAQELATASETKSAPAPAVPSPWADKLGKLGKSLLAPVLGILAFLGLWAALAPTVDTSLGALPGPVEVAEQGVALFGEWQASNEAKAEFYAAQDARIAAGTQAMAFDYAGPPTFLDQVVTSLETVALGFVLATVVAVPIGLAAGLSPLFNAAINPLIQIMKPVSPLAWLPIVTMVVSATITSADPMLAKSFVISAIVVTLCSLWPTLINTAVGTASIDKDLLNVGRVLKLGTFQKLTKLVLPSSLPYIFTGMRLSLGVGWMVLIAAEMLAQNPGLGKFVWDEFQNGSSQSLARIMFAVIVIGLIGFLLDRLMMTLQNLVSRNHAV
- a CDS encoding ABC transporter substrate-binding protein, whose protein sequence is MTAELTIGFLPLVDACLPILAQEHGFAESEGLSLSFIKDLSWATVLDRLLYGHSDAAHMVAPLAIAATLGKGRPAQPLSAPFVLGLNGNAITLSPELARSVASPGSIGDPAEVGAALREIVQERFASSGKRLTFGVVHRYSSHNYMLRYWLAACGIRPDEDVDIATVPPPYCAEALQRGDVDGICVGEPWNSVAVEQGAGEIVLSTAQIWRRGVEKVLAMREPVMEEKRESVMRLIRALCRAAAHFVDPVNWELNSAILARPQYLDGSAELIRRAISDQLLLAQGGDLVHFPDFMFQYREAANFPWVSQAQWLYSQMVRWDGSVYDPQEALRAGRVFRPDIYRAALSGTKEPLPGASSKVEGSLDVPTVVGTQQGRMTLEPNRFFDGLEFDPQDIEGYLAKLS
- a CDS encoding CmpA/NrtA family ABC transporter substrate-binding protein, translating into MGTERGFVFSRRAALGALLASVALAGCGGGDKAPSQEAIEAAKAGGAVEKPVLKLGFIKLTDMAPLAIAKEKGFFAEEGLNVTLEPQANWKVLLDGVIGGQLDGAHMLAGQPIAATIGYGTKAELIAPLSLDLNGNAITVSNKVWDMVKGDLKRSADGKPVHPISASVLQPVVKSFAQQGKPFNMGMVFPVSTHNYELRYWLAAGGLNPGYYTPGDIKGTTSADVQLSVTPPPQMPATLEAGTIEGYCVGEPWNQAAVQKKIGVPIVTDDEIWHDNPEKVFSIRKDFAEKYPGTTAAMLRAIIKAQQWLDADGGKNRAEAVKILSQPNYVGADEAVIAASMTGKFTFEPGDTRDAPGFNIFFDKFAGYPYYSDAIWYLTQMRRWGQIPADHPDQWYFDQAKAVYRPDLYLSAAKQLADKGVIPAAAIPETDGFRGEQDGFIDGITYDGKQPNAYLAKFKIGLKQGQKVTASGVTGK